The SAR324 cluster bacterium genome includes a window with the following:
- a CDS encoding HNH endonuclease, which translates to MGLDQRYHRDWVAISRYIRELFQHHCARCGRDCSLPVSSSEALQVHHIDENPQNNDLENLIPVCARCHLQIEKEARIHAPWHQHQQEMFDETYLKRMKAMRQSALTHSIHNQESKFPATDDFELREMDFQPDDFDY; encoded by the coding sequence ATGGGGCTGGATCAACGTTATCATCGGGACTGGGTTGCCATTTCCCGCTATATCCGCGAATTATTCCAGCACCATTGCGCTCGTTGCGGCAGGGATTGTTCCCTGCCCGTCTCTTCCAGTGAAGCACTTCAGGTGCATCACATCGATGAAAATCCCCAGAACAACGATCTTGAAAACCTGATTCCTGTCTGTGCCCGCTGTCATCTTCAAATTGAAAAAGAAGCACGAATTCATGCCCCGTGGCATCAGCATCAACAGGAAATGTTTGATGAAACCTACCTCAAGAGGATGAAGGCCATGAGACAGTCAGCCCTGACTCATTCCATCCATAATCAGGAATCGAAATTCCCTGCAACGGATGATTTTGAACTCAGGGAAATGGACTTCCAACCGGATGATTTTGATTATTAA
- a CDS encoding glutathione S-transferase family protein, with translation MIKFYQLPAIEGVSSGSPFCMKLETYLKLAHIPYERLEHPKYLRLAPKGKMPFIEHNGVRMGDSGFIIEYLWKTFGNPLDSELSASEIALGIAIRRMVEENLYWSVVYSRWIDARYWNDFKKMAFGELPPVLRDLLPEYLKRKVTQALHGHGIGRHTEEEIYDIGKADLTALSDLLSSKKFFNGTQPGTLDATTYAFLAGILYVPLETPLQKHLKTKKNLVNYCQRMKTLLNKL, from the coding sequence ATGATTAAATTTTATCAACTGCCTGCGATTGAGGGCGTCAGCAGTGGCAGTCCATTTTGCATGAAGCTCGAAACCTATCTCAAACTGGCCCACATTCCGTATGAACGTCTGGAGCATCCCAAATATTTAAGATTGGCTCCAAAAGGGAAAATGCCGTTTATTGAACACAATGGTGTTCGGATGGGAGATTCCGGTTTTATTATTGAATATCTTTGGAAAACGTTTGGAAATCCGTTGGACTCAGAGCTTTCAGCCTCAGAAATCGCACTGGGTATTGCCATCCGGAGAATGGTGGAAGAAAACCTTTATTGGAGCGTGGTCTATTCCCGCTGGATTGATGCACGATACTGGAATGATTTTAAAAAAATGGCTTTTGGCGAGCTGCCACCTGTGCTCAGGGATTTACTACCGGAATATCTCAAACGAAAGGTCACACAAGCTCTTCATGGGCATGGAATCGGCAGACATACTGAGGAGGAGATTTATGATATTGGCAAAGCCGATCTGACAGCCTTGTCCGACCTGCTTTCGTCAAAGAAATTTTTTAATGGCACTCAACCGGGAACGCTGGATGCGACAACCTATGCGTTTCTGGCAGGCATTCTGTATGTGCCTTTGGAAACACCACTGCAAAAACACCTGAAAACCAAAAAAAACCTGGTGAACTATTGTCAACGAATGAAAACACTGCTGAACAAACTATAG
- a CDS encoding MCP four helix bundle domain-containing protein, whose product MKISTKLLLLIIINIVVVLGIVIEDYWTVKTLGQYGHQTLSEEVDPLLKINEVQEKTTRIMLFTIQHISSSSSQLQDKYENMIAEEKSSMLKVLRDYEDIQKRSVHSEELQMMTQFNTEWDRFEKMVIKALSMNREYDQEGALKMMMNSGQEQFQAMNGVLQKMIKSHRDEMTELREISTDLIDREMAMLSVVFLVILFAYGILMLLLRRTILKPMRIVVNAISALGRNQLDFKVQAQYASQNDEVGDILRHYQDSQKALASVVSEIRQSSESLNDSAQSLNDSANEMVEQSRHIETETDAMANLSLQMSSNVDTMAAANEESSANLSSVTTAVSQLSSNINNVAASAEQSSSSMLSINRNIDKVSTDIKTMANSIEQLSNTLSDSATQTRQVMMLSNDANENAQANLTSIQELATIAQNIGKVVNLIDSIASQTNMLALNATIEAASAGEAGKGFAVVAAEVKELAHQTSDANSEIGQQISIIQKYAADTKINTQNVTNLIEKVSTLNETINQTIQKQNQEAEKLSTASETIVESNAESVASLKEATVGMQEISRSVKIASDAAREASTSLLEAVSGVREIAKSSNQTAHSLKEVNQRISVIQNNMKEMTGLVENTRRTSNKLAETSQGLRQISLSFKIEETPVKKTMSPVKNVVVSQKPLLPQRTR is encoded by the coding sequence ATGAAAATATCCACCAAACTTTTATTATTAATCATCATCAATATCGTTGTGGTTCTGGGCATTGTGATCGAGGATTACTGGACTGTGAAAACGCTGGGTCAATATGGCCATCAAACTTTGAGTGAAGAGGTCGATCCCTTACTGAAAATCAATGAAGTGCAGGAAAAAACCACACGAATCATGCTGTTCACCATTCAGCATATTTCCAGCAGTTCCAGTCAGTTGCAGGATAAGTATGAAAACATGATCGCTGAAGAAAAATCTTCCATGCTCAAGGTCCTGCGTGACTATGAAGATATTCAGAAACGCTCAGTCCACAGTGAAGAACTTCAGATGATGACGCAGTTCAATACGGAATGGGATCGTTTTGAAAAAATGGTAATCAAGGCCCTTTCCATGAATCGGGAATATGATCAGGAGGGTGCCCTGAAAATGATGATGAACAGCGGTCAGGAACAGTTTCAGGCAATGAATGGGGTTCTTCAGAAAATGATCAAATCTCATCGGGATGAAATGACGGAATTGAGAGAAATCTCAACGGATCTGATTGACCGTGAAATGGCGATGCTCAGTGTGGTGTTTCTCGTTATTTTATTTGCTTATGGAATCCTGATGTTATTGCTGAGGCGAACCATCCTGAAACCCATGAGAATTGTAGTCAACGCGATTTCCGCACTGGGCCGGAACCAGCTTGATTTCAAAGTACAGGCTCAATACGCTTCTCAAAATGATGAGGTTGGTGATATTTTAAGGCATTATCAGGATTCTCAGAAAGCGTTGGCATCCGTTGTGTCTGAAATCCGACAAAGTTCAGAAAGTCTGAATGATTCCGCTCAATCCCTGAATGATTCCGCCAATGAAATGGTTGAACAATCGCGTCACATTGAAACAGAAACAGATGCCATGGCGAATCTGTCCTTGCAGATGTCGTCCAATGTGGACACGATGGCAGCCGCCAATGAAGAATCTTCTGCCAATCTGTCTTCCGTCACCACTGCGGTTTCTCAACTCAGTTCAAACATCAACAATGTGGCGGCCAGTGCGGAGCAGTCTTCATCCAGCATGCTGTCAATCAATCGAAACATTGACAAGGTGTCAACCGACATCAAAACCATGGCCAATTCCATTGAACAATTGTCAAACACACTGTCTGATTCTGCCACCCAGACACGTCAGGTCATGATGCTTTCCAACGATGCCAATGAAAACGCCCAGGCAAATCTGACCTCCATCCAGGAACTGGCAACGATTGCCCAGAATATTGGCAAAGTGGTCAATTTGATTGATTCCATTGCCAGCCAGACCAATATGTTGGCCTTGAACGCCACCATTGAGGCCGCCAGCGCAGGCGAAGCTGGCAAAGGCTTTGCTGTCGTTGCCGCGGAGGTCAAGGAACTTGCGCATCAGACATCAGACGCCAACAGCGAAATCGGTCAGCAGATTTCGATCATTCAGAAATACGCGGCCGACACTAAAATCAACACACAGAATGTTACAAATCTGATTGAAAAAGTCAGCACGCTCAATGAAACCATCAATCAAACCATTCAAAAGCAGAATCAGGAAGCCGAAAAACTGAGCACCGCCTCAGAAACCATTGTGGAATCCAATGCGGAATCTGTTGCCAGCCTTAAAGAAGCGACCGTGGGCATGCAGGAAATCAGTCGTAGCGTGAAAATAGCATCCGATGCCGCAAGAGAAGCGTCCACCTCTCTGCTGGAAGCGGTTTCGGGTGTGAGGGAAATTGCCAAATCAAGCAATCAAACAGCCCATAGTCTCAAAGAAGTCAACCAGAGAATCAGTGTGATTCAAAACAATATGAAAGAAATGACAGGACTCGTGGAAAACACACGGCGAACATCCAATAAACTGGCTGAAACCTCTCAGGGATTGCGGCAAATATCACTCAGTTTTAAAATTGAAGAAACACCCGTCAAAAAAACGATGTCACCCGTCAAAAATGTTGTGGTATCTCAAAAGCCTTTGTTGCCTCAACGAACCCGATAA
- a CDS encoding STAS domain-containing protein translates to MTIIYTIKESICEIKLEDALNHTEGEELIQLCQELIDKETFSKIRFNMQNCESLSSSGIGSLVSISKMGLEKNINLELYQCQDKVKKLLKITGVDGVISVS, encoded by the coding sequence ATGACCATTATCTACACGATCAAAGAAAGCATTTGCGAAATCAAGCTGGAGGATGCGCTGAATCATACTGAAGGGGAGGAACTCATTCAATTGTGTCAGGAACTCATTGACAAGGAAACATTTTCAAAGATTCGTTTCAATATGCAGAATTGTGAATCATTAAGTTCCAGTGGAATCGGGAGTCTGGTTTCGATTTCCAAGATGGGGCTTGAGAAGAACATCAATCTCGAATTGTACCAGTGTCAGGATAAAGTTAAAAAGCTCTTGAAAATAACAGGAGTGGATGGCGTGATTTCTGTCAGTTAG
- a CDS encoding response regulator yields the protein MSQKPVILIADDDPSLLITIKDILKAEPYELAFAKDGEEALKLFYEKSPTILVLDLNMPGMGGLNILETLQPSPADSYSVFILTSLVSNTVAQACYQKGAQGLIHKPFNPIEFREIIKRAINVIKQGRLNDQNKDAYVDFIVNSSNCQTAELLTQFFFESIKRLTFEKWGPLKISILARNDGKAIGMTDQITVMDAENIEQSILKSAQTLGSLELKLLNQALEEYGLETTEGHEADSLSVNAAWAIFWDLEKSGSDPNGLAILVRNYPSLDCPNEALQHKHKNIREEIENTVAKMLERVSEVMEKLSTQKKLQETNAVLERQKHDLGQKIETIKKIVTFSVQEFQKIFDQNNENQEKQMELWENASELVQDSYSIALQVNGDSEEDRETRMGIWKNSISLVGNSFTKAMEWFAELQPGQQTFLINLTKLKNIYQQEEANENLKPGQMSEVGDHQQELVDDLLASLGL from the coding sequence ATGAGTCAAAAACCTGTTATTCTGATTGCCGACGATGATCCCTCTTTGCTGATCACGATCAAAGACATCCTCAAAGCGGAACCTTATGAATTGGCTTTTGCGAAGGATGGTGAGGAAGCGTTGAAACTTTTTTATGAAAAATCCCCGACGATCCTTGTCCTTGATTTAAACATGCCGGGGATGGGCGGATTGAACATTCTGGAAACACTGCAACCGAGTCCGGCAGATTCCTATTCGGTCTTCATCCTTACCAGTCTGGTCAGCAACACAGTGGCACAAGCCTGCTACCAGAAAGGTGCCCAGGGATTGATCCATAAACCCTTCAATCCTATCGAATTTCGTGAAATCATCAAACGGGCTATCAACGTCATCAAACAAGGCCGATTGAATGATCAAAACAAGGATGCTTACGTTGATTTTATTGTCAACAGCTCAAACTGCCAGACCGCTGAATTATTGACTCAATTTTTCTTTGAATCCATCAAACGCCTGACTTTTGAAAAATGGGGGCCTCTAAAGATTTCAATCTTGGCGAGGAATGACGGGAAGGCGATTGGCATGACTGATCAAATCACAGTTATGGATGCTGAAAACATAGAGCAATCCATCCTGAAATCCGCACAAACCCTTGGAAGTCTGGAGCTTAAACTATTAAATCAGGCGTTGGAAGAATATGGACTTGAAACCACTGAGGGGCATGAGGCCGACAGTCTATCTGTCAATGCGGCATGGGCAATTTTCTGGGATCTGGAAAAGAGCGGTTCTGATCCCAATGGTTTGGCCATCCTTGTTCGAAATTATCCCTCACTGGATTGTCCCAATGAAGCCCTTCAACACAAACACAAGAATATCAGGGAAGAAATTGAAAATACTGTGGCCAAAATGCTGGAACGTGTGTCCGAAGTCATGGAAAAACTCAGTACTCAAAAAAAACTGCAAGAAACAAATGCTGTGCTTGAACGTCAGAAACATGACCTGGGACAGAAGATTGAAACCATTAAAAAAATTGTAACTTTCAGTGTGCAGGAGTTTCAAAAAATCTTTGACCAGAATAATGAAAATCAGGAAAAACAGATGGAGCTTTGGGAAAATGCTTCGGAATTGGTGCAAGACTCATATTCCATTGCGCTGCAAGTTAATGGAGATTCAGAAGAAGATCGTGAAACACGAATGGGGATCTGGAAAAATTCCATCAGTCTGGTGGGCAACTCCTTCACAAAAGCCATGGAATGGTTTGCTGAATTGCAACCTGGACAACAAACATTTTTAATCAACCTGACCAAATTAAAAAATATTTATCAACAGGAAGAAGCCAATGAAAACCTCAAACCCGGACAGATGAGTGAGGTTGGAGACCATCAACAGGAACTTGTCGATGATCTGCTGGCCTCATTGGGATTGTAA
- a CDS encoding LysR family transcriptional regulator, with the protein MTLDQLKMLVKIVETGSVISAAEALYRTQPTVSVAMKKLEEEFALKIFSRDQYRANLTPAGLALYERAKMVLRQSDSFEQLAHQLSTGQEPEIRIAIEGACPIPLFLRILKQCEERHPYTQFHLSVENLSGAVELLVQDKVDIAISPWPTEELQLDAIDFTHTTLIAVSSASNPLAHIERKLHFEDLQEQVQIIVRDSSPVPSDKQFGVIPEIRRWYVNDHHTKKQIILSGMGWGRLPEHLIQAELREGCLVQLEIENYPSPARLEIKVLRKHDHPMGPVTSDLWNMFQDLSKIGSVPLIAE; encoded by the coding sequence ATGACGCTGGATCAACTTAAAATGCTGGTAAAGATTGTTGAAACGGGAAGTGTGATATCCGCGGCTGAGGCCCTGTATCGAACCCAGCCGACTGTGAGTGTCGCCATGAAAAAACTCGAAGAGGAATTTGCTTTGAAGATTTTCTCCAGAGATCAGTATCGGGCTAATTTGACACCAGCAGGCCTGGCCTTGTATGAAAGAGCGAAAATGGTGTTGCGGCAATCTGATTCGTTTGAACAACTGGCTCATCAGTTATCCACCGGTCAGGAACCCGAGATCCGGATAGCCATAGAAGGAGCCTGTCCGATTCCACTGTTTCTGCGAATTCTGAAACAATGTGAAGAGCGGCATCCCTACACCCAGTTTCATCTTTCGGTTGAAAATCTGTCTGGTGCGGTGGAGTTGCTGGTCCAGGATAAGGTGGATATTGCCATTAGCCCCTGGCCTACAGAAGAACTGCAACTGGATGCCATTGATTTTACACACACCACCCTGATCGCGGTGTCATCTGCCAGCAATCCGCTGGCACATATTGAGCGGAAACTCCATTTTGAAGATTTACAGGAGCAGGTTCAGATCATTGTTCGCGACAGCAGTCCTGTGCCGTCTGACAAACAATTCGGGGTCATCCCGGAAATCCGCCGCTGGTATGTGAATGATCACCATACCAAAAAGCAAATCATCCTCTCTGGCATGGGCTGGGGCAGGCTTCCTGAACATTTGATCCAAGCCGAATTACGTGAGGGCTGCCTTGTGCAGCTTGAGATAGAGAACTACCCGAGTCCAGCCCGACTGGAAATCAAGGTTTTGCGCAAACACGATCATCCCATGGGCCCTGTCACTTCCGATTTATGGAACATGTTTCAGGATCTTTCCAAAATTGGGAGTGTTCCGTTAATTGCTGAGTAA
- a CDS encoding polyisoprenoid-binding protein — protein sequence MLNKIFATGLSFLVLSTSALAARYDVDPVHSQVHFTIPHLVMFKVRGTFTDMSGQVEVDTTKQTITAVQGTVKSASIDTRESKRDEHLRSPDFFDTAQYPEITFVSKKITGKGSKITVVGDLTIHGVTKSVELKGSYLGANKDPWGNERTGFEATGKINRKDFGLTWNKALETGGFVVGDEVQIGLEIEAVKQK from the coding sequence ATGTTGAATAAAATTTTTGCAACCGGTTTGAGTTTCCTTGTCCTGTCAACCTCTGCCTTAGCCGCTCGTTATGATGTGGATCCGGTGCATTCACAGGTACATTTTACCATTCCTCACCTGGTCATGTTCAAGGTCAGGGGAACCTTCACGGATATGAGTGGTCAGGTTGAGGTGGACACCACCAAACAAACCATTACAGCCGTACAGGGAACCGTTAAATCCGCATCGATTGATACAAGGGAGTCCAAACGTGACGAACATTTAAGAAGTCCTGATTTTTTTGACACCGCCCAATATCCTGAAATTACTTTTGTCAGCAAGAAAATTACAGGCAAGGGAAGCAAAATCACAGTCGTTGGCGATTTAACCATCCATGGTGTTACAAAATCTGTTGAACTGAAAGGTTCTTATCTGGGTGCCAATAAAGACCCCTGGGGCAATGAACGAACCGGCTTTGAAGCTACGGGGAAAATCAACCGCAAAGATTTCGGACTCACCTGGAACAAAGCACTGGAAACAGGTGGATTTGTTGTCGGTGATGAAGTACAGATCGGTCTGGAAATTGAGGCCGTAAAACAAAAGTAA
- a CDS encoding alkene reductase, which yields MILFSKFNLGPIELKNRLVMAPMTRSRAIGNVPNEIMVKYYELRADAGLIITEGTAPSINGLGYPRIPGIYSDAQIEGWAQVTKAVHKKGGKIFLQIMHTGRISHPDNMAEGAKVLAPSAIKAAGEMYTDAKGLQTHPVPKEMTTADIEQTQQEFVQAARNAIKAGFDGVELHGANGYLIDQFINSGSNIRTDRYGGSIENRSRFAIETAAKVASAIGAERTSIRLSPYGVYNDMVIFEDVEQTYEYLALELGKLKLAYIHIVDHSSQGAPAVPDSIKSKIRNVFGRTIIASGGLNKEKAEQILELNKAELTAFGQLFLSNPDLVHRLKNNLELNTTDYSTLFTPGEKGYLDYPLSK from the coding sequence ATGATTCTATTCAGTAAATTCAATTTAGGCCCTATAGAACTAAAAAATCGTTTGGTAATGGCACCCATGACACGCTCCAGAGCCATTGGCAATGTTCCCAATGAAATCATGGTGAAATACTATGAACTTCGAGCAGACGCAGGATTAATAATCACTGAAGGAACGGCTCCGTCCATCAATGGCCTTGGATATCCTCGTATTCCGGGAATTTATTCTGACGCACAGATTGAAGGGTGGGCACAAGTGACTAAAGCTGTGCATAAAAAGGGTGGTAAAATTTTTTTACAGATAATGCACACCGGACGTATTTCACACCCTGATAATATGGCTGAAGGTGCCAAAGTACTTGCTCCGTCGGCAATTAAAGCGGCTGGAGAGATGTATACTGATGCGAAGGGATTGCAGACACATCCGGTACCTAAAGAAATGACAACCGCCGATATTGAACAGACACAGCAGGAATTTGTCCAGGCGGCCAGGAATGCCATCAAGGCAGGTTTTGACGGTGTTGAACTTCATGGCGCTAACGGCTATCTGATAGACCAATTTATCAATTCAGGATCCAACATCCGGACAGATCGCTATGGAGGATCGATTGAAAACCGTTCTCGATTTGCGATTGAAACAGCCGCCAAAGTTGCCAGTGCTATTGGCGCCGAGCGAACAAGCATTCGTCTTTCCCCCTATGGTGTCTACAATGACATGGTCATCTTTGAGGACGTAGAACAGACCTATGAATATCTTGCTCTTGAATTGGGTAAGCTGAAATTGGCCTACATTCACATTGTTGATCATTCTTCACAGGGAGCACCTGCTGTTCCTGATTCCATCAAAAGCAAAATCAGGAACGTTTTTGGCAGAACCATCATTGCCAGTGGAGGATTGAATAAAGAAAAAGCGGAGCAAATCCTGGAACTCAATAAAGCGGAACTTACGGCATTCGGTCAATTATTCCTGTCTAACCCTGATTTGGTTCATCGGCTTAAAAACAATCTCGAATTGAACACAACGGATTACTCAACGCTGTTCACTCCCGGAGAAAAGGGATATCTGGATTACCCGTTATCGAAATAG
- a CDS encoding Hsp70 family protein, translating to MAKIIGIDLGTTNSVVAVLEDGKAKVLADASGEKLLPSVVGLSAEGNLLVGKEAYNQYVINPDATVMSVKRKMGTDHQFHLNDKTFSPSEISAIILKKLKERAETVLKEPVDKAVITVPAYFSDAQRQATKQAGEMAGFEVLRIINEPTAAALVYNLQSSVPEKVLVYDLGGGTLDVSIVEISGGITEVLSSHGNNMLGGDDFDRKLQNLLVQEFEKKHKVDLRNDTRAMARLLRAAEKTKIQLSSYGFVDVKEEFLSKKGNEALHLSTTISRKDFDAQIESLLKSTLECVDQAMSDANLEAADLDRVILAGGSTRIPLLRDMLTAHLGKTLYDEIDPDLCVAMGAAYQAGILSGDQIDSILVDVTPYSLGVATIGLGPEGFMIPNLFSVIIPRNTVVPVSRSQIYSNPNDDMSRIEVAIYQGEQFLVDYNICLGEMWIEDLPPAPAHTLQIEVHFDFDVNGILTVTAQDRTSGKQQKLSISKNNSEISAPQLKNVQEKLEELWENHYDGDEELKDEGLDEEADMPFSEAQQTLYDRARLQLERIQDDAEANDLDDLLDEWIEAIQDQNESEINRLGEEIADVLYYLEGNT from the coding sequence ATGGCAAAAATTATTGGAATTGATTTGGGAACCACTAACTCGGTTGTCGCTGTTTTGGAAGATGGAAAAGCCAAGGTTCTGGCGGATGCCTCGGGAGAAAAATTGTTACCCTCGGTGGTGGGACTTTCCGCGGAAGGAAATCTGCTGGTTGGGAAAGAAGCTTACAATCAATATGTGATCAACCCTGATGCGACGGTGATGTCTGTCAAACGGAAAATGGGCACCGATCATCAGTTTCATTTGAATGACAAAACATTTTCACCATCAGAAATTTCAGCGATCATTCTGAAAAAACTCAAGGAACGGGCCGAAACAGTGCTCAAGGAACCTGTGGATAAAGCCGTCATTACGGTTCCGGCCTATTTCAGTGATGCTCAGAGGCAGGCAACCAAGCAGGCCGGTGAGATGGCAGGGTTTGAGGTGTTGCGCATCATCAATGAACCCACCGCCGCGGCCCTGGTTTATAACCTCCAATCCTCTGTGCCGGAAAAAGTTCTGGTTTACGATTTGGGTGGAGGAACGCTCGATGTCTCCATTGTAGAAATTTCAGGCGGTATCACCGAAGTGCTCTCAAGTCATGGCAATAACATGTTGGGTGGCGATGATTTTGACCGTAAACTTCAGAATTTGCTGGTTCAGGAATTTGAGAAAAAACATAAAGTGGATTTGCGCAATGACACCCGTGCCATGGCCCGGCTCCTGCGTGCCGCAGAAAAAACAAAAATCCAGCTTTCCAGTTATGGGTTTGTCGATGTGAAAGAGGAATTTCTTTCCAAAAAAGGGAATGAAGCCCTGCATCTTTCCACAACCATCAGCCGGAAGGATTTTGACGCTCAGATTGAGTCGTTGCTCAAATCAACGCTGGAATGTGTTGATCAGGCGATGTCCGACGCCAATCTGGAAGCGGCTGATCTGGATCGGGTGATTCTGGCGGGCGGTTCCACACGGATTCCGTTACTGCGTGACATGTTGACCGCGCATTTGGGCAAAACGCTCTATGATGAAATTGACCCGGATTTGTGTGTGGCCATGGGCGCCGCCTATCAAGCGGGTATTCTGTCCGGGGATCAGATTGATTCCATTCTGGTGGATGTGACCCCTTATTCCCTTGGTGTCGCAACGATTGGACTCGGACCTGAGGGATTCATGATTCCCAATTTATTCAGCGTGATTATTCCACGCAACACGGTGGTGCCGGTCTCTCGTTCCCAGATTTATTCCAATCCGAATGATGATATGTCCAGAATAGAGGTTGCGATCTATCAGGGGGAGCAATTCCTTGTGGATTACAATATCTGTCTGGGCGAAATGTGGATTGAAGATTTGCCTCCCGCGCCAGCCCATACTTTGCAGATTGAAGTCCATTTTGATTTTGATGTGAATGGGATTTTGACTGTAACAGCTCAAGATCGGACATCCGGCAAGCAACAGAAGCTTTCCATTTCAAAAAACAACAGTGAGATCTCAGCACCACAACTGAAAAACGTGCAGGAAAAACTCGAAGAACTGTGGGAAAACCATTACGATGGCGATGAAGAACTCAAAGATGAGGGCCTGGATGAAGAAGCGGATATGCCATTTTCAGAAGCACAACAAACACTGTATGATCGGGCCCGGTTACAACTGGAACGCATACAGGATGATGCCGAGGCTAACGATCTGGATGATCTGTTGGACGAATGGATTGAGGCGATTCAAGATCAAAATGAGTCTGAAATAAACCGTTTGGGTGAGGAGATCGCGGACGTGTTATATTATCTGGAAGGCAACACATGA
- the grpE gene encoding nucleotide exchange factor GrpE, whose product MTSLFKSFFSKGETSPEALPFIQEDTHAQAPSQPEEAETSTPPTVTVEESPQALPFHQEEATPPKSYTVSVGNLEAFQNFQDAIQINDALMEFDSNAAIPEIEVEKFDFFKITGEWLALKQEVKQQTKAQNTTLSTLNKSIELVDTLRQRLEAEEITHQQKFVELEKTLSGQLESRKEQEFKTLFKELIAAVDSLDYAIDHWKTSSHEDHKWWHFGGNENIGKILESGVHGLELIRERLWNLMANHEVEPYETVGEKFDPSTMTAVDQHSVQDDDEANKVYSRVLRGYRWKGQIFRLSEVVVTVKQKTMN is encoded by the coding sequence GTGACATCTTTGTTTAAGTCATTTTTCTCTAAAGGTGAGACATCGCCCGAAGCACTCCCTTTCATTCAGGAAGACACGCACGCTCAAGCACCATCGCAACCTGAAGAGGCCGAAACTTCAACGCCCCCTACCGTTACAGTTGAGGAATCGCCACAGGCTCTTCCTTTCCATCAGGAAGAAGCTACGCCCCCAAAATCATACACGGTTTCAGTTGGGAATCTGGAGGCCTTTCAGAATTTTCAGGATGCGATTCAGATCAATGATGCGCTCATGGAATTTGACAGCAACGCCGCTATTCCTGAAATTGAAGTGGAAAAATTTGATTTTTTCAAAATCACCGGAGAATGGCTGGCGCTCAAACAAGAAGTCAAGCAACAGACTAAAGCTCAGAATACTACGCTGTCAACCCTTAACAAATCAATTGAACTGGTGGATACCCTGCGCCAACGCCTGGAGGCGGAGGAAATCACTCACCAGCAAAAATTTGTTGAACTAGAAAAGACACTATCGGGGCAACTGGAGTCCAGGAAGGAGCAGGAATTCAAAACACTGTTCAAGGAACTCATAGCCGCTGTGGATAGTCTGGATTATGCGATTGATCACTGGAAAACGTCCAGTCACGAGGACCACAAGTGGTGGCATTTCGGAGGAAATGAAAATATTGGGAAAATCCTTGAGAGTGGAGTACATGGACTGGAACTGATCAGGGAACGACTGTGGAACCTGATGGCCAACCATGAAGTGGAACCCTATGAAACCGTAGGAGAAAAATTTGATCCTTCAACCATGACTGCGGTTGATCAGCACAGTGTGCAGGATGACGATGAGGCCAACAAGGTTTATTCCCGGGTTTTGCGGGGATATCGCTGGAAAGGTCAGATTTTTCGACTGAGTGAGGTGGTCGTTACTGTTAAACAAAAAACAATGAATTAA
- a CDS encoding DnaJ domain-containing protein, which translates to MEQDPFDLLEISTDADAAKIKQAYFDKIKIYTPDKHPEKFKEIRKAYEEALKMSKQGGGQKKQFRQLKVEGPTLLSPFDTLREAQQKQIKLSLEKLIQLTF; encoded by the coding sequence ATGGAACAAGATCCATTTGACTTGTTGGAAATCAGCACCGATGCGGATGCCGCTAAAATTAAACAGGCTTATTTTGACAAAATCAAAATTTACACACCGGATAAGCATCCTGAAAAATTTAAGGAAATCCGCAAAGCTTACGAAGAAGCCCTCAAAATGAGCAAACAGGGCGGCGGACAAAAGAAACAATTCCGTCAACTTAAAGTTGAAGGTCCTACATTGCTATCTCCGTTTGACACCTTACGTGAGGCACAGCAAAAACAGATAAAATTAAGTCTGGAAAAACTCATTCAACTCACCTTTTAG